The following coding sequences lie in one Synechococcus sp. PCC 7336 genomic window:
- a CDS encoding transglycosylase domain-containing protein encodes MASTPQPYPQRSRSAEPPPPRPRQRNWAGLVLSGINNVSLGVLVLGVTVVSGTLIGLAVSFRNLPEVQSLRYYVPNETTTIVDINGTLIASLHGEANRQLVPLEAISNEMKLSLLAIEDSHFYLHSGINPVRIGRAFLGSVQGGLGSAGGGSTLTMQLVKNLFLTPDRTISRKAAEAVLAVRVEQVFDKNEILEMYLNQVYWGHNLYGIETAAESYFDKEASELNLAESAMLAGLLQAPEQLSPFRNFEAAKRRQETVLQRMVELEWIDADTALAAAQQELTLGQITSFQASAPAIADAIEAELIDRFGRDALLRGGFRVQATIDLDLQREAQQAVNDGAAFLQQYNRQANQLALVAVDPRTGFIKAMVGGVNAERGQFNRSIQAIRQPGSAFKPFVYYTALASGRYSLTSLLNDSPITYPDGPGRTYSPRNYDSRFMGTLTLQRALELSRNVPAVKLANAVGVSDVIESARAAGIQQAMQPNLSLALGAADITPLEMASAYATFANGGVRIEPSLILQVIDTQGNIIETAQPDTERTLDPWAVASLVEILQGVTLRGTGVAARLEDGRPLAGKTGTTSDFRDAWFVGFTPQLSTAVWIGNDNNSPMAHGTTGGGYVAPIWKQFMDAALADVPVEEFPPAYQFTRPASRNQTSPELR; translated from the coding sequence GTGGCCAGTACTCCACAACCCTACCCGCAGCGATCGCGATCTGCCGAGCCCCCACCCCCACGCCCCCGACAACGCAATTGGGCGGGCCTCGTCTTGAGTGGCATCAACAACGTCTCTCTGGGAGTGCTGGTTTTGGGGGTGACCGTCGTTTCGGGCACTCTCATCGGCCTAGCGGTCAGTTTTCGCAATCTGCCCGAAGTCCAAAGCTTGAGATACTACGTTCCCAACGAAACCACTACCATCGTCGATATCAACGGCACCCTGATTGCCTCTCTACACGGCGAAGCCAACCGCCAACTGGTTCCCCTAGAAGCAATTTCCAACGAAATGAAGCTGTCGCTGCTGGCGATCGAAGACAGCCACTTTTACCTGCATAGCGGCATTAACCCCGTCCGCATCGGTCGAGCCTTTTTGGGTAGCGTCCAAGGGGGCTTGGGGTCTGCTGGCGGCGGCTCTACCCTCACCATGCAACTGGTCAAAAATCTGTTTTTGACGCCCGATCGCACGATTAGCCGCAAAGCGGCTGAAGCCGTACTGGCGGTGCGGGTGGAGCAGGTGTTTGATAAAAACGAAATTCTGGAGATGTACCTCAATCAAGTGTATTGGGGTCACAATCTCTACGGCATTGAAACAGCGGCAGAAAGCTATTTCGACAAAGAAGCATCCGAGCTCAATTTAGCAGAGTCAGCCATGCTGGCGGGGCTGTTGCAAGCTCCCGAACAGCTCAGCCCATTTCGAAATTTCGAGGCAGCCAAGCGGCGACAGGAGACGGTGTTACAGCGGATGGTGGAGTTGGAATGGATCGATGCGGATACCGCCCTAGCTGCCGCCCAACAGGAATTGACGTTGGGGCAGATTACCTCGTTTCAAGCCAGTGCTCCGGCGATCGCCGACGCGATCGAGGCTGAGTTGATCGACCGATTCGGTCGCGATGCCTTGCTGCGAGGAGGCTTTCGGGTACAGGCCACAATCGATCTAGACCTGCAGCGAGAGGCTCAACAGGCCGTGAATGATGGGGCTGCCTTCCTGCAGCAGTACAACCGCCAAGCGAATCAACTGGCATTGGTTGCCGTCGATCCGCGCACGGGATTTATCAAGGCAATGGTGGGGGGAGTCAACGCCGAGCGGGGACAGTTCAACCGCTCCATTCAAGCCATTCGCCAACCCGGTTCGGCCTTCAAGCCGTTTGTGTATTACACAGCCTTGGCCTCCGGTCGATACAGCCTGACCAGTCTGTTGAACGATTCTCCCATTACTTATCCCGACGGTCCCGGTCGCACCTACAGCCCCCGCAATTACGACAGCCGCTTTATGGGGACGCTCACGCTACAGCGGGCCTTGGAGCTCTCCCGCAATGTGCCAGCGGTCAAGCTGGCCAATGCAGTGGGGGTCTCTGATGTGATTGAGTCAGCCCGAGCGGCGGGCATTCAGCAGGCGATGCAGCCCAACCTCTCGCTGGCTTTGGGAGCTGCCGATATCACGCCGCTGGAAATGGCCAGTGCCTATGCCACCTTTGCCAATGGGGGCGTGCGCATCGAGCCCAGCTTAATCCTGCAGGTGATTGACACTCAGGGAAACATTATCGAAACGGCTCAACCGGACACCGAACGCACGCTCGATCCGTGGGCGGTAGCCAGTTTGGTGGAGATTTTGCAGGGGGTGACGCTGCGAGGAACGGGGGTGGCGGCTCGGCTGGAAGATGGGCGGCCTTTGGCTGGGAAAACCGGCACCACCTCCGACTTTAGAGATGCCTGGTTTGTGGGTTTTACGCCGCAGCTCTCGACAGCGGTGTGGATTGGGAACGATAACAATTCGCCGATGGCCCACGGCACCACTGGCGGCGGCTATGTCGCTCCCATTTGGAAGCAATTTATGGATGCAGCCCTGGCGGATGTTCCGGTAGAAGAGTTTCCCCCCGCTTATCAATTCACGCGGCCCGCGTCTCGCAATCAAACTAGCCCCGAGTTGCGCTAG
- a CDS encoding phosphomannomutase/phosphoglucomutase, which produces MHDFNWKKLQNGSDIRGVALEGIPGEAVNLTPEVVRVLGRAFVAWLSQKLEKPATDLTLSVGRDSRLSGPELAKAAMEGMTAAGCRVFDFGMASTPAMFKSTVTPGFDCDGAMMVTASHLPFNRNGMKFFTARGGLDKQDISDILALAENRNFADSAEPGSLEQRDFISVYADELVAEVRQGVSHPDHFDRPLQGLKIIVDAGNGAGGFYADKVLAPLGADTTGSQFLDPDGKFPNHVPNPENKQAMASICQAVIEHGADFGIIFDTDVDRGAAVDRSGRELNRNRPIALVSAIVLREHPGSTIVTDSITSEGLSQFIEGDLNGVHHRFKRGYKNVINESIRLNNEGRESWLAIETSGHGAMKENYFLDDGAYLVTILLIELAKSALKGESLTDLIANLKEPEESREFRLGLGVEDFKTYGNGVIEKLEAFASDRDDWEIASPNYEGVRVSCRSPQEGGWFLLRLSLHDPVMPLNIESNVTGGVAKIASRLLEFLKSFDELDLSPLQ; this is translated from the coding sequence ATGCACGATTTTAACTGGAAGAAGCTACAGAATGGTTCGGATATACGGGGAGTTGCCCTGGAGGGGATTCCTGGAGAGGCTGTCAACCTGACACCTGAAGTTGTGCGAGTGCTGGGCAGAGCGTTTGTTGCTTGGCTCTCTCAAAAGCTGGAGAAACCTGCGACAGACTTAACCCTTTCAGTTGGGCGCGACAGTCGCCTGTCGGGACCGGAATTAGCCAAAGCGGCGATGGAGGGCATGACTGCTGCGGGTTGTCGAGTGTTTGATTTCGGTATGGCTTCGACCCCCGCCATGTTTAAGAGTACTGTCACCCCTGGCTTCGACTGCGACGGGGCAATGATGGTGACGGCCAGTCACTTGCCCTTCAATCGCAACGGCATGAAGTTTTTCACGGCCCGAGGGGGATTGGACAAACAGGATATTTCTGACATTTTGGCGTTGGCTGAGAATCGCAATTTTGCAGACTCAGCAGAACCGGGCAGCCTCGAACAACGCGACTTTATCTCCGTCTATGCGGATGAACTGGTGGCTGAGGTCCGGCAGGGGGTCAGTCATCCCGACCATTTCGATCGCCCCTTGCAAGGGCTCAAGATTATTGTCGATGCGGGGAATGGCGCAGGAGGGTTCTACGCCGATAAAGTGCTAGCGCCTTTAGGGGCCGACACGACTGGCAGTCAGTTTTTAGATCCCGATGGCAAATTTCCCAATCACGTTCCCAATCCTGAAAACAAGCAGGCAATGGCTTCAATTTGTCAGGCGGTCATCGAGCATGGCGCAGATTTCGGCATTATTTTCGATACCGATGTCGATCGCGGAGCCGCCGTCGATCGCTCGGGCAGAGAACTCAACCGCAACCGGCCGATCGCCTTGGTTTCTGCGATCGTCTTGCGAGAGCATCCGGGCTCGACGATTGTGACGGATTCCATTACCTCTGAAGGATTATCTCAGTTTATCGAGGGGGATTTAAATGGCGTTCACCATCGATTTAAACGCGGCTATAAGAATGTTATTAATGAGTCTATTCGCCTGAATAATGAAGGTCGAGAGTCTTGGTTGGCGATCGAGACCTCCGGTCATGGAGCCATGAAAGAGAATTACTTTCTGGATGATGGCGCTTATTTGGTGACGATTTTATTAATCGAGTTAGCCAAATCAGCCTTAAAGGGGGAATCTTTGACCGATCTGATTGCGAATTTGAAAGAACCAGAAGAGAGTAGAGAATTTCGCCTCGGACTGGGGGTTGAAGATTTTAAGACCTATGGCAATGGGGTAATAGAAAAGCTCGAAGCCTTTGCGTCAGATCGGGATGACTGGGAGATTGCGAGTCCCAATTATGAAGGAGTGCGGGTCTCTTGTCGATCGCCTCAGGAGGGTGGATGGTTTTTATTGCGCTTATCCCTGCACGATCCAGTCATGCCTTTAAATATTGAGTCGAATGTTACGGGCGGCGTTGCCAAAATTGCCAGCCGTCTACTGGAATTTCTCAAGTCCTTTGACGAACTCGATCTGTCGCCATTGCAATAG
- a CDS encoding J domain-containing protein yields the protein MNLYQILAISPEATPEEIKRGYRRLVRQCHPDVAGSDGNDRFRQIQAAYEILSDANERRKYDLSLGLGRSPRTAIPYRPPQRQVKPTPAPPKPAAVKPKPAQSPTATPRAAASGYRSNGNGSAKAGSQRQRGHGTGAQAAERPPQKPRPAPPPPRQTPAIESYEQGARAVQQALLQHKYALASELAEQLVAHYPKRFQAQRLFVKAYHLRGNEMLYYKQYDLAEIYLYEALKTATAHNPDLVAVIRQDLERADINRKELGVS from the coding sequence ATGAACCTCTACCAAATCCTGGCTATTTCTCCAGAGGCCACACCCGAGGAGATCAAACGGGGCTACCGTCGGTTGGTGCGGCAGTGCCATCCCGATGTGGCGGGCTCGGACGGAAACGATCGCTTCCGTCAAATTCAGGCCGCCTACGAAATCCTCAGCGATGCTAACGAGCGGCGCAAATACGATCTGAGCTTGGGTTTGGGGCGATCGCCTCGCACCGCAATTCCCTACCGTCCCCCCCAGCGCCAGGTCAAGCCAACCCCCGCCCCGCCCAAACCGGCAGCCGTCAAGCCCAAACCGGCCCAGTCCCCTACGGCTACCCCTCGCGCTGCAGCAAGCGGATATCGCAGCAATGGCAATGGCTCCGCGAAGGCAGGCTCGCAACGCCAGAGAGGGCACGGAACTGGAGCGCAAGCAGCCGAGCGACCGCCTCAAAAACCTCGCCCCGCACCACCGCCGCCGCGACAAACGCCTGCGATCGAAAGCTACGAGCAGGGGGCTCGGGCAGTGCAACAGGCATTACTGCAGCACAAATACGCCCTCGCGAGCGAATTGGCGGAGCAGTTGGTGGCCCATTATCCCAAGCGCTTCCAAGCACAACGGCTGTTTGTCAAGGCCTACCACTTGCGGGGCAACGAAATGCTGTATTACAAGCAATACGATCTCGCCGAGATATACCTGTACGAAGCCCTCAAAACCGCCACCGCCCACAACCCCGACCTCGTAGCAGTGATTCGACAGGACTTAGAGCGGGCCGATATCAACCGCAAAGAGTTAGGGGTTTCATAG
- a CDS encoding cyclopropane-fatty-acyl-phospholipid synthase family protein has product MPAKGFRPQPRKPTRLAPYVRTMPVVISAMLDLARVTAEDVVYDLGCGDGRIVLAAARQYGAAGVGVDIDRDCIRIARDRARELGLGDRVQFLQQDLMALDLSPATVVTLYLLPRSNLALRDKLRAELQAGTRILSHSFDMGNWEPEATASAADAINTYPIYLWRV; this is encoded by the coding sequence ATGCCAGCCAAAGGATTTCGCCCCCAGCCCAGAAAACCCACCCGCCTCGCCCCTTACGTGCGCACAATGCCCGTCGTCATCTCTGCCATGCTGGATCTCGCTCGGGTAACGGCTGAAGATGTGGTGTACGACCTCGGCTGCGGCGACGGACGCATTGTGCTGGCTGCCGCTCGACAATACGGAGCTGCGGGAGTCGGCGTAGACATCGATCGCGATTGCATTCGCATCGCTCGCGATCGCGCCCGAGAGCTCGGCCTAGGCGATCGCGTCCAGTTCCTCCAGCAGGATCTGATGGCCCTCGACCTCTCCCCTGCCACCGTTGTGACCTTATACCTGCTACCGCGATCGAATTTGGCCCTGCGAGATAAATTAAGGGCCGAACTCCAAGCCGGCACTCGCATTCTCAGTCATTCTTTCGACATGGGGAATTGGGAACCGGAGGCGACTGCCAGCGCTGCGGATGCCATCAATACCTATCCCATTTACCTGTGGCGGGTTTAA
- a CDS encoding TIGR00297 family protein — protein sequence MSGFLTQQWIVALALNGAIAAVGLLSEQKALTRSGTIHAAILGAILWGCLGWPGYAIVAVYFILGTAATKVGMAQKEAQGIAEKRGGARGPENVWGSALTGAVCAIAFAFWPNPLWKLGFAASFAAKLADTASSEVGKAYGKRTFLITSFKPVPPGSEGAISLEGTLAGWIAAGVLTGLAAVLQVVPPNWWWVCWGAAVLATTIESWMGATIQPLFDWLTNEAINGIQTAIAAAIAILGVVLLRTQGFNF from the coding sequence ATGTCGGGTTTTCTGACACAGCAGTGGATTGTGGCTTTGGCGCTCAATGGCGCGATCGCGGCTGTAGGCTTGCTGAGCGAACAAAAGGCGCTCACCCGGTCTGGCACGATACACGCGGCCATCTTGGGCGCGATCTTGTGGGGCTGTTTGGGCTGGCCGGGATATGCGATCGTAGCTGTCTATTTCATTCTCGGTACGGCAGCGACCAAAGTGGGGATGGCCCAAAAAGAAGCTCAGGGGATTGCCGAAAAGCGAGGGGGGGCTCGCGGTCCCGAAAATGTTTGGGGGTCGGCCCTGACGGGGGCGGTTTGCGCGATCGCCTTTGCCTTCTGGCCCAATCCCCTCTGGAAATTGGGTTTTGCAGCCAGCTTCGCAGCTAAGTTGGCCGATACCGCCAGTAGTGAAGTGGGTAAAGCCTACGGCAAGCGAACGTTTTTGATTACCTCCTTCAAGCCCGTGCCCCCCGGTAGCGAAGGGGCGATCAGTTTGGAAGGCACGCTGGCGGGTTGGATTGCGGCTGGAGTTTTGACGGGACTGGCGGCGGTCTTGCAGGTGGTACCGCCCAACTGGTGGTGGGTCTGTTGGGGGGCGGCAGTGTTAGCCACCACCATAGAAAGTTGGATGGGGGCCACCATTCAACCGCTGTTTGACTGGCTCACGAACGAGGCGATCAACGGCATTCAGACCGCGATCGCCGCCGCGATCGCCATCCTCGGCGTTGTGTTGTTGCGCACCCAAGGATTCAATTTTTGA